A single Lactuca sativa cultivar Salinas chromosome 8, Lsat_Salinas_v11, whole genome shotgun sequence DNA region contains:
- the LOC111898109 gene encoding ACT domain-containing protein ACR9 produces MGMSWEDVVLIEESKNSGHPTVVTVNCPDKAGLGCDLLRIVLEFGLYVTRGDFSTDGKWCYVILWVVPRPISLKIDWESLKKRLVSCCPSFLPAFYIDQFSGSSKSPPLYLLKVFSLDRKGLIHDVTKLLCELELTIQRLKVMTTPDGKVVDLFFITDSVNLLHTKFGREETCEHLSVVLGECCISCELELAGPEYECQQGFSSIPETIAEKLFSCEFSSVEDGSQAIISDTSRIKKASVVIDNLLSPVHSLLQIQCHDQKGLIYDILRISKDCGIQIAYGRVSPSVNGTRNLDLFIQNENGKKIVDHENQVALCSRLKEEMLHPLRVIITNRGPDTQLLVANPVEISGKGRPRVVYDVTLALKTLDICIFSAEIGRHSTLDREWEVYKFLLDENQGFPLTSKQAKQNIVDKVRRTLMGW; encoded by the exons ATGGGGATGTCGTGGGAAGACGTGGTATTGATTGAGGAAAGTAAGAATTCCGGCCACCCAACCGTAGTGACGGTGAACTGCCCGGACAAGGCCGGACTCGGATGCGACCTGTTAAGAATTGTCCTCGAATTCGGACTCTATGTTACCCGTGGAG ATTTCTCTACCGATGGAAAATGGTGTTACGTAATTTTGTGGGTTGTCCCACGCCCAATCTCACTAAAAATCGATTGGGAGAGCTTGAAGAAACGTCTCGTATCTTGTTGTCCATCGTTTTTACCTGCATTTTACATCGATCAGTTCTCCGGTAGCTCAAAATCACCTCCACTCTACCTGTTGAAGGTTTTCTCCTTGGATCGAAAAGGGTTAATACATG ATGTCACAAAACTCCTATGCGAGCTTGAACTAACAATTCAACGATTGAAAGTGATGACAACACCAGATGGAAAAGTTGTGGATCTCTTTTTCATCACAGACAGCGT GAACTTATTGCACACAAAATTTGGACGTGAAGAAACATGTGAACACCTTAGTGTTGTGTTAGGAGAGTGTTGCATTAGCTGTGAACTTGAATTAGCAGGACCCGAATACGAATGTCAACAAGGGTTTTCTTCTATTCCTGAAACAATTGCAGAAAAATTATTCAGTTGTGAGTTTTCATCCGTGGAAGATGGTTCACAAGCAATTATCTCTGATACATCAAGAATCAAGAAAGCTAGTGTAGTAATTGATAATTTATTGAGCCCAGTTCATTCCTTGCTTCAAATCCAATGCCATGATCAAAAAGGCCTCATCTATGACATTTTAAGAATTTCCAAAGATTGTGGTATCCAG ATTGCATATGGAAGAGTCTCTCCTAGTGTTAATGGAACTCGAAATTTGGATTTATTTATCCAAAATGAAAATGGGAAAAAGATTGTTGATCATGAAAACCAAGTGGCTTTATGTTCCCGTTTAAAGGAGGAGATGTTACATCCATTAAGAGTCATCATCACCAACCGGGGCCCGGATACACAGCTTTTGGTTGCTAATCCTGTTGAGATATCCGGGAAGGGAAGACCTCGTGTTGTATATGATGTCACTTTGGCATTAAAAACACTCGATATATGCATCTTCTCA GCTGAGATTGGAAGACATTCGACATTAGATCGTGAGTGGGAAGTGTACAAATTCCTGTTGGATGAGAATCAAGGATTTCCTCTAACAAGCAAACAAGCCAAACAAAATATTGTTGATAAAGTTAGAAGAACCCTCATGGGATGGTAA